Sequence from the Methanobrevibacter arboriphilus genome:
AATTTGATAATATTTTGATAATTAATTTTTTAGTTGATGATACTATTAATGAGTAATTTGAAAAGGAGTAATTTGAATGATTGTTGAATCAATTTTGTATGATAAATTAGATAATGGTAATGTTCAATGTAATGTTTGTAACCATAGATGTAAAATTGCTGAAAACAAACTGGGGTTTTGTTTAACACGTAAAAATTTAAATGAAAAGTTATATAGTTGTAACTATGCTTCTATATCCTCTCAAGCTATTGATCCTATTGAAAAAAAACCGCTTTATCATTTTTTACCAGGATCATTGGCATATTCTATCGGTGGTTTTGGGTGTAACATGAGATGTTTGAACTGTCAGAACTATATCATATCCCAAAATAGTAATGAGTATAATGAAGCTATTAAAATTCTTCCAGAAACAGCTGTTAAAAATGCTATTAATGCAAATTGTATGTCGATTGCTTGGACCTATAATGAACCTACTATGTACTTAGAATATACTCTTGAAACTGCTTTAATATCTCATGAAAATGGTCTTAAAAATATATATGTTAGTAATGGCTATATGAGTGAAGAAGCTCTTAATCTCTTGCTTCCTAGAATTGATGCATTTAACATAGATTTAAAATCTATGAGTAATGAATTTTATATTAATAATTGTCAAGCTAAACTTGATCCTATTTTAGATAATATAAAATCAATATATAATCATAAAAAGCATTTAGAAATCACTAATCTCTTAATAACTGACTATAATGATTCTTATGATTTAATAAAAAGTTTAACCGATTTTATTGTAACCGAACTTGGAAAAGATGTGCCGATTCATTTTTCTAGATTTTTCCCTTATTATAAAATGAGGGATGTTCCTCCTACTGAAATTAGTAAATTAGAACTTGCTAAAGAAATAGCTACTGAATCAGGTTTAGAATATGTTTATTTAGGTAATGTTCAAACCGATCAAAATAGTTATTGTCCTGATTGTGGTGAACTACTTATTGAAAGAAATGGATATAATACTATCAGTAAGAGTAAAATTAAAAATAATAAATGTATTAATTGTGGTAGAAAACTAAATTTTATCTATAACTAATCAAATATTATCTTATTGAGTTTAATAATCTTAAAGTATACTTTAAATTGTACTTTTTGCTTTTTGAAAAGTATTGTCGTGTTTGAAAATCTTAATTATTCAAAATTTTCATCTAATAAAATATTGTCTTTTATAAATTTTGCTGTTCATAACCATAATCATAATATATTTATAAATATAGATTATTATATAATTATAAATTTATAATATTTTAATGAATGCTAAATCTAGCTATATAATAGAACTAAAGAGGAATAATATTGAATAAATTTAAATTTACTAAAACTTCTATTGAAGGGGTTTTTATAATAGAACCAACAGTTTTCATTGATGATCGAGGATATTTTATGGAATCATATCATAAAAAAGAATTTGAAGAGAATGGATTAAACATTGATTTTGTTCAAGATAATCAATCTAAATCTACAAAGGGTGTATTGCGTGGACTTCATTTTCAGTATAATCAACCACAAGGGAAATTAGTAAGGGTAATCAAAGGTGAAGTATTTGATGTAGCTGTTGATTTAAGAAAAGATTCTCCAACTTATAGTAAATATGAAAGTGTAATTCTTTCAGAAGATAATAAAAAACAATTTTATATTCCACCAGGATTTGCTCATGGCTTTTTAGTTTTAAGCGATGAAGCAGAATTTACTTATAAATGTACTGATTTTTATAATGAATCTGATGAAGGCGGTATCACCTGGAATGATCCAGACATAAACATTGAATGGCCTTTAAATGAAGATGAGTTAATTCTATCTGAAAAAGATCAAAAGTGGAAATCTTTAAAAAATACTTCAACTAATTTTTAAAGACTAAAATATTAATAAATGTGAGGAAAAGTTAAAATGGAAATATTGGTTACTGGAGGAGCAGGTTTTATTGGGAGTAATTTTATACATTATATTTTAGATAAATACTCTAATTATAATGTTATAAATTTAGATTTACTTACTTATTGTGGAAATCTAGGAAATTTGATGGAAGCTGAAGAGAATCCTAATTATAAATTTATTAAAGGAGATATTTTAGATACTAAACTTGTTGATAGTATTGTAGCTGAAAATAATGTTGATTATATAATTAACTTTGCTGCTGAATCTCATGTTGATCGTAGTATTCATAATCCTAAGATTTTTTTAGAATCAAATATTATTGGAACCCAAAATCTGCTTGAAGTAGCTAAAAAATATCATGAAAGAGGTCAGATTAAAAAATATATTCAAATATCCACTGATGAAGTATATGGAACTCTTGGAAAAACAGGTTATTTTACAGAAAAAACTCCTCTTTCTCCAAACAGTCCTTATTCAGCTAGTAAAGCCGGAGCTGATATGATTGTTAGAGCATATCATGAAACTTTCAACCTTCCTATTAATATAACTAGGTGTTCTAATAATTATGGACCATATCAATTTCCAGAAAAATTGATTCCATTAATGATTAATAATGCACTAACTAATAAGAAATTACCTGTTTATGGTGATGGAAGAAATATTCGAGACTGGTTACATGTTTATGATCATTGTACAGCTATTGATCTTGTATTGCATAATGGAAAAATAGGGGATATTTATAATATAGGTGGAAACAATGAAAAAGAAAATATTGAAATCGTTAGAATTATTCTTAAATATCTAAATAGGTCTAATGACTTGATTGAATTTGTTGAAGATAGATTAGGGCACGATAAAAGATATGCAATTGATTCAACAAAAATAAAAAGTGAATTAGGTTGGAAACCTAAATATACTTTTGATAATGGGATTAAAAAAACTATTGATTGGTATTTGAATAATGAAAAATGGCTGGAGTATGTCAATTCTAATAAATATATAAATTACTATAATGAAAAATATAGATAATTTAATTTTTTATAAAATAGGGCTGTGCTCACCAGATAAAAGTGAATACACATCTAAAATTTATTAATTTAATTAAATGATTCATAAGTACTGAATCATAGTTATAGATAAATTAAGTGATTTAATGAATAATAGTAAACCTTTAGTTAGTGTTATAGTGCCAGTTTATAATACTGAAGATTATATTCAAGAATGTTTGAATAGCATAATTAATCAATCATTAAGTAATATTGAGATTATACTGGTTAATGATGGTTCTACTGATGGTTCTCTTGAGATTTTAGAAGACTATGCAAAAAAAGATACAAGAATTAAAATTATTAATAAAGACAATGAAGGTCAAGCCATTGCTAAAAATTTAGCTATAAGCAAATCTAATGGTAAATATCTATCTTTCATTGATTCTGATGACTATATTGACTTAAATGCATATGAAAAAATTTATAATTATGCTGAAAGTAATAATAATGATATAGTTTTATTTAATGTTTTACGGTTTAATAAAAAAAATACATGGAAAGGAAGACTTCATAGAATTTCTATTCCAAATGAAAATATACCTTCTACAAACATTATTAATTTTCCTAATTTAGTTTATGATTCAAGTGCATCTAATAAGCTAATAAAAAAATCATTTTGGGATAATTATTGCTTTAAATTTGAAGAAGGTAGATTTTATGAGGATCTCTTAGTTGCAGCTCGGTTATATTGTTGTGCTGATTCAATCGGAATATTTTCTAATGTTAATTATTATTGGCGAATCCGTGAAAATCAAGCTAATAAGTCTACAACTCAAAAATTAACTGATACAAAAAATTTTAATGATAGAATATTTATCCTTAATAAAATAACTGATTTATATAGAGAAAAAAATGAAAATTTACTTAAATATCACTATAAAAAATGTTTAGATCATGATTTTATAATTATTCTTAATAAAATAAATGAATCAAGCCAAGATTTGCAATGTGAAATTATCAATAAAATAAACTTATTTTTAGAAGATATTTTTTTAGAGGGTTATGATGATCTGAATATATTTAATTTAGGCATATTTGATAAGATTAAATATCAAGCTATAATTGATAACAATCTTAAACTTCTCAAGAAACTAGTCTATTATAGTGAAAAATATAATGAAAAAAAGCTATACATTAAAATGTTCTTAATATTTAAAGATATTATTAAGGAAAAAATGTTTATAGAAATACTGAAATTGTATATCGAATCTAGATAATCAAAGTAATATATTTTTGACTAAATTATCATTTAAACATTATTTTAATTATTAATTTTCAATAAACAATTTTTAATTCTTATTATTATTTAAAATATTAAAAAGTCTTTTGGTGGAAAAACCATCACTTTTTTCCATATATTTATTTTTAAAAGTTTTTATTATTTTTAAATATTCTTTATCTGTGTTTTTTATATAATTTCCTATATCTTCAATGTTTGTTAATATTATTCCAGGAACAAATGATTCATAGTCAAAATAAAAACCTCGAGATTTTTCTTCAAACTCTTTAAGATCATATGGATAAAAGATCATTTTTTTATTTAACAATGAATATTCAAAAATAATAGAGGAATAATCTGTTATAAGAACATCAGATACAAACAATAGTGTATTGACTTCATTATATTTCGAAAGGTTGAAAACTCGTTTTTCAATTTTTTTACTTAAATTTAACTCTTTAAGTGAGAATCTATTGGATATATATGGATGTAATCTTAAAATAAGGATATAATCTTCAGGAAGATAGTTTAGAATCTTTAATATTTCTGTATTTATATCAATATTCTCACTTGAATTATTTAATTTTTTTTTGTATTCTTCATCTCTAAATGTTGGTGCATATAAAATTAATTTTTTATTAGTTAACTCAGGATAATTCTCATAAAATTCTTTTATTTTTTCATTTATTAAATTTTCATTGAAAAAAATGTCTGTTCTTGGTGTACCAATTGGATATATTTTATTTAAATCCATTTGAAAAGCTGATTTATATATAGGGACCATTTTTTGAGAACCAACGATTAAATGTGTGTTTTTTACTGAGGATGATTTAGCTAAATCTCTGATTTCTCCAACTTCAGTGTTTAAAGCAAATTTTTTAATTGTTCCAGTTCCATGCCATAACTGAACAATATTCACATTCTTTTTAAATTTAGTATAAGCAAATGGTAGAAATATATTATCTAAAAAAATATTTTTAGATGTTGCAACATGATAAGGAACAAATATAAAAAAATTAATGACCTTTTCAATTATTTTTGAGTTTTTTTTGAATTCATAGTCTTCTCTAGTTATTGACTTGAAAAATATATTAGGATTTTTTTGCATGAAATAATTAGCTGTATACAAAACATTTCCTTCAGTACTATCATCGTGAGTCATTATTAGAAATATCTTATTTTTGTTAATAGGTATAAGATAAAAAATATAGTAAACTATGTTAAATAAGTAATATCCTAATTTTTTCATATTATTCCTTCATTATTTGATGTTCTATGATTTAATAATATCTGATACTTTTTTTGATGCATTTCCATCATCGTATTGGTTATATTTTCTTGTAAACTTAGAATATTTGTTTCTATAATCTAAAAAATACTCATTTAAATTGAAATTTTTTAGATATTTGGATAATTCTTGGTTATTTTTAATAATAGGGCCTGGAACTTCTTCAATTATGTCAAAATAGAAACCTCTTAAGCTTTCTTTATAAAATTCTAAATCATATGTATAAAATATAATAGGTCTTTGAAGTAAAGCATAATCGAACATCACTGATGAATAATCTGTGATTAACATATCAGATATTAAATATAATTCTTGTATATCCCATTTTTCATCAGCCACTTTAATAAAATCAGAGTATTTATTCCAATCTATTTTTTCTTGTACTAAGTAATGATACTTTATTATCATGATATATTCATCTGACAATTCTTTTTTTAATAAATCAAAGTCCATTTGACTCGCAAATTTATATATCTCATTATTATAAAACTCATTATCTCTCCATGTTGGGGCATAGAGTATAATTTTTTTATTTTTAGTTTCAGGATTTAAAATACCTAAATCATCTTTTATTTTTAAAATAAAGTCTTTGTCTTCTTTTTTATTTATTAAAATGTCATTTCTAGGGTAACCTACTTTTAAAAATTCTCCTTTAAAATTAAATGCAGTTTTAAATGCATCGATCGAAAAGTCATTTTGAGCGATTAAATAGTCCCAAATTTTTGCATTATTCTTGATTTCAGATTTATAAATATCAATATTTGTTTTACCACCCATATTTAGATTTTCTATGTCTAAACCCAATTTTTTTAGAGGAGTTCCATGCCATGTTTGTATATATTTGCATTTAGATTTTTTTAGAAGATATTCCGGATGTCTGGCATCAAATATCCAATATGCACTAATTATGGTATAATAAAGATATTTTAATCTATTTTTCTTTACTTTTATAGGATTTCCTGGAATTTTGATTTTGGTGTCTTTCACTGACCATACATATTTAAATTTATCATTATACTCATAATTACTATTATTTATTAAATATTCATAGATATATTTAGGATTTCCAGTATAATTTCTCCCATTACCGCTTTCAAACATTATTATATTTTTTGTAGATAAAATATTAAATAATACTTTATAAAAGAAAATTATTATGAATCTAACAAATACTTTTATAAATTGCTTGATTTTAGACATAAATATCAGGATTTATAATAGTTTTAATTTTAAATTAAGGATTATCAATTTCTTTTATAAGATTTTTAGCATAATCCCAATCAGCATGGTCATCAATTTCTGTCCATTTTAGACCATTTGTTTCTATAAAATCAATTCTAGTTTTTTTACTTAGTTTTTCATATGCAAAATCATAATAATTTTCTGAATCTTTTCTTATTAATTTTAATAAAATATCATTAAAATCAGGCAGATCTGATGAAATAACTTTAGAAACTCCAATAAATTCTCCACTAGACTTTGAAATTTCTAAATTTTTTCCAATATCTTTTATTATTCCATCTTCTATAATTATTTTAAAAGATTCTTCATTTAATTTTTTATAGTTATCAATAACCATTGAACTATTCTTAGTTTTCATTATATTTCTAATTATTTGAGGATCTAAGATATTATCTCCATTAATTAATATAAAATCATCACTAATATCTTTTGTTGCAAGATAAGCTGAATATGAAGTGTTAGTCATATAATAATTTTCATTTTCAATAATATTAATTTTAATATTATATTTATCTTCAAGATATTCTGAATGTATAATGACTTTATCCTTAAAATGTCCTACAACAAATATGAATTGGCTTATATTATTATTAACAAGTGTTTCAACTAATCTTTCAATTATTGTTATTTTATTTAATTCTAATAATGCCTTAGGAATATTTTTTGTTAATGGTCGTAATCTTGTACCTGTGCCTGCAGCCAATATTATTGCAATCAATTTTTCACCTTATAATACTTATAATTTATTCCATAACTCTTTAAAAGCAAGTTTTGGAAGATTTTTTTTTATTATAACATCATATACAAAATCAACAATAACACTATTAATCTTGTATTTATCACAAACAGCTTTTATAGCTTTTATAGAATTTTTTCCTTCAAAAACAATTCCTGAAGACTTTTCATCAACAATAATTCTTTGCCCATAGAGCATTCCTAAAGTATGATTTCTGCTCTCTTTTGAAGTTGATGTTAGAACTATATCTCCAAAACCACAATATTTATCAACTGTGGATTTTAAACCACCGATATTCAAGATTATATTTTTAGTATCATTAAAGCCTCTATTTAAAATCGCATATCTTGCATTTTCATTAATTTCCATCCCTTCACAGATACCATATGCAATAGCATTAATATTTTTTATTACTCCACAAAATTCAAGACCAATTACATCATCAATTATTTCTATTTTAAATTTATCAGTTTTTAAGACATTTTTAATTTTTATAGAATTCTTTAAATTTTTAGATGCAATATTACAAATACTAGCTAAATCTAACATTATTTCCGAGGCAAAATTTGGTCCAGATAATGCAACATACTCAATATCAAAATATTCTTTAATTATATTTCCCATCGTATTTAATGAGGGGTATTCAATACCTTTAGCAGTTGTCACTAGTATAACCTCATTATTAACACCAATTTCTTTTAATTTCTTAAGAATTTTTCTAAAGCCTGCTGATGGAACACAAATAAAAATAGCACTACAATTTTTTAAATCTTTTAGATTATTTGTAGGGATTATGTTTTTATTTAACTTTGTATTAGGATAATATTCTGAATTATATCCAGATTTAATAATAGTTTCACATATTTCTTTTCGTCTTGAATATAAAAATACATTCTTTACATTGTTCGATATTGTTTGTGATAGGGCAGTACCAAAACTACCTGCCCCTATAACTCCTATTTTTTCCATTTAAACACTTGCCTGGCTTTGATTCTATGATTGTATTATTATAGTACTATTTGTTAAATAATTATTCACTATAACTCACTCTTTCAAATTCTTTTTCTTTTCCAAGTAATTTAGTAGCATCAACACCAACTTTGGTAGTTGTTCCATCAGGTAATGCTACAGGATCAAGTGATGAACCTCTTGCTTTAGGGATAATAATTATATCATCATCACCTTTAACTCTTGTAGCTATAGCATATTCAAGATCTTGAGGATCAAAAATATCAACATCTTCGTCAACCACTACTGCATGTTTTAATGAGGGATGAGCTGCAAGTGCAGCTAGTATAACATTTTTACCATCACCTTGTGTTTGTTTTTTTATAGCTATTGCTGCATGTAACCAACAACAACCTCCTTCTGTTAATAAAACATTTTGAACTGTTGGAACAGTATTCTTCACAGCTTGGAATATTCTAGGTTCTTGAGGAAGTCCTTGTAGTAATTTATGCTCAAATCCAGCTGGAAGAATAGCATGATACATTGCATTATTTTTTATATGCATAAGATCTAATTTAATAACTGGTTCATCTCTAATTACATCGTATGTGTCTGTTAAATCAACAAATGGTCCTTCTTTTGCTCTTTTATTGGCTAATATTTTTCCTTCAAATATTATGTCTGCTTGGGGAACTTTTAAACCAGTATTTTCCAATTCTAATAATTCAAGATTTCCATCATTAAATACATTTGCAACTTCCATTTCATCACAATCAATTGGGACAGACGTTGTTGTTGAAAGAAGTGTTGATGGATTCATTCCAATAGCTATAGCTATTTCTAAATCTTTATTTAATTTTTCTGACCTTTGAAAATATGTGTAAAGGTTTCTTGGAACGATTCTTATAGCTAATTTATCTTTTCCATTAACTAACATTCTATGTATAGAAGCATTTTGTATTCCTGTTTCTGGATCCTTTGCAAAAACTACTCCTGCAGTTATATAAGCTCCCCCATCTCTTTTATAATGAGTTAATATTGGAATTTTACCTAAATCTGCTTTTTTGGTGCTATATTCTGCATCATTAATTTTTTTATATTTAGTTATTTTTTGAGGATTTTCAGTAGCTTTAATAATTTTTTTGGTTATTTCATCAACAATACAACCTAATGACTTAGCTATTTTTTCTCTAGTATTACAAATTCCTGAGATTATTGGAATATCATAACCTTTAACATTTTTTAATATAACTGTTTTTTTAGGATGCTCTCTAAGTATTCTTGCTGCTTCAAACTCTGTAGAAACTTCTTCTTCTATAGTCAAAATTCCATATTCATCCTTTATTATATTTAAAAAATTTTCCATAATTAATTCCTCTAAAATTTTAATATATATTAAGTAATCATTCATTAATTAGTAATAATCAATTTATTAACAATAATTCCTTAATTTGTAATGATTTATTATATTTGTAATAATTCGTTTATCATTAATTGTTTTTTATATATCTGCTGTTTTGTATTTCATTAATTTTAACTTTTCTTCAATGTTCTTATCAGAAATACCTAATATTTCTCCAGCTAAAACTCCTGCATTTCTTCCATTTTCAATACCAACTGTTCCAACAGGAACTCCTGGTGGCATATTTGCCATTGATAATAATGAATCAAGTCCATTTATCTCTACAGAACGTGGAACTCCTATAACTGGCTTTTCACTTAATGCAACTATGGATCCAGTAACATGAGCAGACAATCCAGTAACAGCTATAAATAATTTAACATCTTTCATATTTTCCATATATTTATTAAATTTATCAGGATATCTTATAGGAGATATTACACTAATATCATAACTAATTCCTAATCTGTCTAATGTTAAAGCAACATTTTTAGCTTCTTCAATATCAGAATAACTTCCAGGAACAACTGAAACTAAAGGGATATTTTCTTTTGATTCAACAATTTCAGACTCTTTGAATATTTTATCTGTGTGGGGTTCTTCTTTGTTTAATTTTTCCTCACTTATTTCATCATAGTTATCTAAAAAGTTTTTTTGTAATAATTTACCATCTAACTGAGAGATTAGCTTTTCTTCATCGCTTTTAACTTTTTCTTGATATGACTTTCTAAGTTTTGATACTCTTTTTTTAACCTCAGGATCATTAACCCCTATAATTTGCCCAGCAAGAATCGCTCCATTGTCGCCTCTATCAATTCCAACAGTTGCTACTGGAGCAGGGAAAGGCATTTGGGATGAAGCAAATAATGCATCTAAGCCACCTAACTTAACATCAACAGGAACACCAATCACTGGTTTGTGAGTATAAGCTGCTATAGAACCTGGTAAATGGGCTGCTAATCCAGCAATTCCCATAAAAACTTCTATTCCATTTGTTGTAGCTTCAACTACTAATTTTTTTACTTTTTCATGGGTTCTATGTGCAGATGCAACTTTTAAACTGTATGGAATATGGAGTGTTTCAAATATATCAATAGATTTTTGAGCTATTTTTATGTCTGATGCACTTCCTAAGATTATCATTACTTTAGGGTTCATTAATTCACCTTTTTAATAATAAATATTATTTTTATAGGATTTATTTATTATTTAATATATTTTTATAATAATTTCTGTTATTAATGATTAATTATATTTGATATTTTAGATTTTTTAATAGATTTTTGAAACTTTTAATGTACTTAGATATATTTATATGTTCTTAGATTAATATTTTTATAATTAAAATTTATATATTAGATAATATTATATCAAAACATTATAATAGTATCACCCTAATATTAAAATAATTATATTAGAATAATTAGTATACTATAGAAGAATATTATTTAATAAACTAATATTATTAAATTATAATATTATTAAATTAATATTAGGGTGATACTATTAGAATGATAGTATATTAGGATATAATTTATATTATTGAATATAGTTATTAGCCTATTTCTGTATATACTTATTTATACATAGTATTTTTATATTTAAAGCTTTAAATTTTGTTTATAATTCTAAAATTATTTTTTATTTATTATTCTCCATTAATTTGATATTTAAAAATTTTTATAAATTAATAATGACAAGATAATACATAAATAATTATTAAATTGATAAATAAT
This genomic interval carries:
- the purE gene encoding 5-(carboxyamino)imidazole ribonucleotide mutase, translated to MNPKVMIILGSASDIKIAQKSIDIFETLHIPYSLKVASAHRTHEKVKKLVVEATTNGIEVFMGIAGLAAHLPGSIAAYTHKPVIGVPVDVKLGGLDALFASSQMPFPAPVATVGIDRGDNGAILAGQIIGVNDPEVKKRVSKLRKSYQEKVKSDEEKLISQLDGKLLQKNFLDNYDEISEEKLNKEEPHTDKIFKESEIVESKENIPLVSVVPGSYSDIEEAKNVALTLDRLGISYDISVISPIRYPDKFNKYMENMKDVKLFIAVTGLSAHVTGSIVALSEKPVIGVPRSVEINGLDSLLSMANMPPGVPVGTVGIENGRNAGVLAGEILGISDKNIEEKLKLMKYKTADI
- a CDS encoding NAD(P)H-dependent glycerol-3-phosphate dehydrogenase translates to MEKIGVIGAGSFGTALSQTISNNVKNVFLYSRRKEICETIIKSGYNSEYYPNTKLNKNIIPTNNLKDLKNCSAIFICVPSAGFRKILKKLKEIGVNNEVILVTTAKGIEYPSLNTMGNIIKEYFDIEYVALSGPNFASEIMLDLASICNIASKNLKNSIKIKNVLKTDKFKIEIIDDVIGLEFCGVIKNINAIAYGICEGMEINENARYAILNRGFNDTKNIILNIGGLKSTVDKYCGFGDIVLTSTSKESRNHTLGMLYGQRIIVDEKSSGIVFEGKNSIKAIKAVCDKYKINSVIVDFVYDVIIKKNLPKLAFKELWNKL
- a CDS encoding CDP-glycerol glycerophosphotransferase family protein, which translates into the protein MKKLGYYLFNIVYYIFYLIPINKNKIFLIMTHDDSTEGNVLYTANYFMQKNPNIFFKSITREDYEFKKNSKIIEKVINFFIFVPYHVATSKNIFLDNIFLPFAYTKFKKNVNIVQLWHGTGTIKKFALNTEVGEIRDLAKSSSVKNTHLIVGSQKMVPIYKSAFQMDLNKIYPIGTPRTDIFFNENLINEKIKEFYENYPELTNKKLILYAPTFRDEEYKKKLNNSSENIDINTEILKILNYLPEDYILILRLHPYISNRFSLKELNLSKKIEKRVFNLSKYNEVNTLLFVSDVLITDYSSIIFEYSLLNKKMIFYPYDLKEFEEKSRGFYFDYESFVPGIILTNIEDIGNYIKNTDKEYLKIIKTFKNKYMEKSDGFSTKRLFNILNNNKN
- the rfbC gene encoding dTDP-4-dehydrorhamnose 3,5-epimerase, with protein sequence MNKFKFTKTSIEGVFIIEPTVFIDDRGYFMESYHKKEFEENGLNIDFVQDNQSKSTKGVLRGLHFQYNQPQGKLVRVIKGEVFDVAVDLRKDSPTYSKYESVILSEDNKKQFYIPPGFAHGFLVLSDEAEFTYKCTDFYNESDEGGITWNDPDINIEWPLNEDELILSEKDQKWKSLKNTSTNF
- the amrS gene encoding AmmeMemoRadiSam system radical SAM enzyme, with translation MIVESILYDKLDNGNVQCNVCNHRCKIAENKLGFCLTRKNLNEKLYSCNYASISSQAIDPIEKKPLYHFLPGSLAYSIGGFGCNMRCLNCQNYIISQNSNEYNEAIKILPETAVKNAINANCMSIAWTYNEPTMYLEYTLETALISHENGLKNIYVSNGYMSEEALNLLLPRIDAFNIDLKSMSNEFYINNCQAKLDPILDNIKSIYNHKKHLEITNLLITDYNDSYDLIKSLTDFIVTELGKDVPIHFSRFFPYYKMRDVPPTEISKLELAKEIATESGLEYVYLGNVQTDQNSYCPDCGELLIERNGYNTISKSKIKNNKCINCGRKLNFIYN
- a CDS encoding sugar phosphate nucleotidyltransferase, with the translated sequence MIAIILAAGTGTRLRPLTKNIPKALLELNKITIIERLVETLVNNNISQFIFVVGHFKDKVIIHSEYLEDKYNIKINIIENENYYMTNTSYSAYLATKDISDDFILINGDNILDPQIIRNIMKTKNSSMVIDNYKKLNEESFKIIIEDGIIKDIGKNLEISKSSGEFIGVSKVISSDLPDFNDILLKLIRKDSENYYDFAYEKLSKKTRIDFIETNGLKWTEIDDHADWDYAKNLIKEIDNP
- a CDS encoding CDP-glycerol glycerophosphotransferase family protein, which codes for MSKIKQFIKVFVRFIIIFFYKVLFNILSTKNIIMFESGNGRNYTGNPKYIYEYLINNSNYEYNDKFKYVWSVKDTKIKIPGNPIKVKKNRLKYLYYTIISAYWIFDARHPEYLLKKSKCKYIQTWHGTPLKKLGLDIENLNMGGKTNIDIYKSEIKNNAKIWDYLIAQNDFSIDAFKTAFNFKGEFLKVGYPRNDILINKKEDKDFILKIKDDLGILNPETKNKKIILYAPTWRDNEFYNNEIYKFASQMDFDLLKKELSDEYIMIIKYHYLVQEKIDWNKYSDFIKVADEKWDIQELYLISDMLITDYSSVMFDYALLQRPIIFYTYDLEFYKESLRGFYFDIIEEVPGPIIKNNQELSKYLKNFNLNEYFLDYRNKYSKFTRKYNQYDDGNASKKVSDIIKS
- a CDS encoding glycosyltransferase, which translates into the protein MNNSKPLVSVIVPVYNTEDYIQECLNSIINQSLSNIEIILVNDGSTDGSLEILEDYAKKDTRIKIINKDNEGQAIAKNLAISKSNGKYLSFIDSDDYIDLNAYEKIYNYAESNNNDIVLFNVLRFNKKNTWKGRLHRISIPNENIPSTNIINFPNLVYDSSASNKLIKKSFWDNYCFKFEEGRFYEDLLVAARLYCCADSIGIFSNVNYYWRIRENQANKSTTQKLTDTKNFNDRIFILNKITDLYREKNENLLKYHYKKCLDHDFIIILNKINESSQDLQCEIINKINLFLEDIFLEGYDDLNIFNLGIFDKIKYQAIIDNNLKLLKKLVYYSEKYNEKKLYIKMFLIFKDIIKEKMFIEILKLYIESR
- the rfbB gene encoding dTDP-glucose 4,6-dehydratase codes for the protein MEILVTGGAGFIGSNFIHYILDKYSNYNVINLDLLTYCGNLGNLMEAEENPNYKFIKGDILDTKLVDSIVAENNVDYIINFAAESHVDRSIHNPKIFLESNIIGTQNLLEVAKKYHERGQIKKYIQISTDEVYGTLGKTGYFTEKTPLSPNSPYSASKAGADMIVRAYHETFNLPINITRCSNNYGPYQFPEKLIPLMINNALTNKKLPVYGDGRNIRDWLHVYDHCTAIDLVLHNGKIGDIYNIGGNNEKENIEIVRIILKYLNRSNDLIEFVEDRLGHDKRYAIDSTKIKSELGWKPKYTFDNGIKKTIDWYLNNEKWLEYVNSNKYINYYNEKYR
- a CDS encoding UbiD family decarboxylase is translated as MENFLNIIKDEYGILTIEEEVSTEFEAARILREHPKKTVILKNVKGYDIPIISGICNTREKIAKSLGCIVDEITKKIIKATENPQKITKYKKINDAEYSTKKADLGKIPILTHYKRDGGAYITAGVVFAKDPETGIQNASIHRMLVNGKDKLAIRIVPRNLYTYFQRSEKLNKDLEIAIAIGMNPSTLLSTTTSVPIDCDEMEVANVFNDGNLELLELENTGLKVPQADIIFEGKILANKRAKEGPFVDLTDTYDVIRDEPVIKLDLMHIKNNAMYHAILPAGFEHKLLQGLPQEPRIFQAVKNTVPTVQNVLLTEGGCCWLHAAIAIKKQTQGDGKNVILAALAAHPSLKHAVVVDEDVDIFDPQDLEYAIATRVKGDDDIIIIPKARGSSLDPVALPDGTTTKVGVDATKLLGKEKEFERVSYSE